A region from the Paraburkholderia youngii genome encodes:
- a CDS encoding lipocalin-like domain-containing protein, translating into MRLLWSPSKSSLPYPHRTFRSLLCVGIAAASPSFAASSDSSASTPAAFAIVTPEHLISFPRDTGAHPEFRTEWWYATGWLTTPDHQPLGFQITFFRSATGHDAADPSAFAPSQLIIAHAALSDPAIGHLVHDQRIARQGLGLSYAKPDNTNVKLDAWKMIRAADGHYDVIADASGFSLHLQLAPTQPPLIQGERGYSRKGARPEQASYYYSEPQLRVTGTVVRPAAGANDSTRNAAVTGTAWLDHEWSSTLLDANAVGWDWLGANLTDGSALMIFKIRSRDGHATWAHATLRRPDGQVTNFGPGEVAFTPHRMWRSPHTNTLYPVSMTVRAGTLTWQLDPLMDDQELDSRQSTGAVYWEGAVRVSQQNADVGRAYLELTGYADVLRIGK; encoded by the coding sequence ATGCGATTGCTTTGGAGTCCCAGCAAATCTTCACTCCCATACCCTCATCGAACTTTTCGGAGCCTACTTTGCGTTGGCATAGCCGCTGCGTCGCCCTCTTTTGCCGCTAGCAGCGACTCCTCTGCATCCACGCCGGCCGCCTTCGCGATAGTCACGCCAGAACATCTGATCTCGTTTCCGCGGGACACCGGTGCCCATCCGGAATTCCGCACCGAATGGTGGTACGCGACGGGCTGGCTCACGACACCCGACCACCAACCGCTCGGATTCCAGATCACGTTCTTCCGTTCGGCGACTGGTCACGATGCCGCCGACCCCAGCGCCTTCGCCCCCTCGCAACTGATCATTGCGCACGCTGCGCTGAGCGATCCGGCCATCGGCCATCTCGTTCACGATCAACGCATCGCCCGGCAAGGTCTCGGGCTTTCCTACGCGAAGCCCGACAACACCAACGTCAAACTCGACGCATGGAAAATGATTCGCGCCGCGGACGGTCACTACGACGTCATCGCCGACGCAAGCGGATTCTCGCTACACCTCCAACTCGCGCCAACGCAGCCTCCGCTAATTCAGGGCGAGCGCGGTTACTCGCGCAAAGGAGCGCGTCCCGAACAGGCAAGCTATTACTACAGCGAACCGCAACTCCGCGTGACGGGCACTGTGGTGCGCCCGGCCGCGGGTGCAAACGACTCGACGCGCAATGCTGCCGTGACGGGTACCGCATGGCTCGATCACGAATGGTCGAGCACGTTGCTCGACGCCAATGCGGTCGGATGGGATTGGCTCGGCGCCAATTTGACGGACGGCTCGGCGCTCATGATATTCAAGATCCGTAGCCGCGATGGACATGCAACATGGGCCCACGCGACGCTTCGCAGACCCGATGGGCAGGTAACGAACTTCGGCCCCGGCGAAGTTGCGTTCACGCCGCATCGCATGTGGCGGTCGCCGCACACAAATACTTTGTACCCGGTATCGATGACGGTTAGAGCCGGAACTCTGACATGGCAACTCGATCCGCTGATGGACGATCAGGAACTCGATTCACGACAGTCGACCGGCGCAGTGTATTGGGAAGGCGCGGTGCGAGTGAGCCAACAGAATGCCGATGTAGGGCGGGCCTATCTGGAACTGACGGGTTACGCGGATGTGCTGCGGATCGGAAAGTAG
- a CDS encoding FtsX-like permease family protein, whose translation MAADLQPLPRAPGYRVLAGWLLAAEWRSHRGRALVAIATIALGVALGYAVQLINSAAFNEFSAAARSLSGEADLQVRGAQPFVDESLYPQLANEPGVALASPVLALDVAVPGRNGALPVLGIDVFKASRITPDLIGVASPERPFDTLASDAIFLSTAAQQWLNVKTGDDVTLRVGTSDLQLRVAGGLVRTRPGQRLAVMDIAAAQWRFGKVGKLSRVDVQLERGVDRQRFKRDLQQRLGSAWVVAETRDTESRTDRLSRAYRINMNVLALVALFTGAFLVFSTQALGVVRRRSQFAMLRVLGLTRAQLLRQILLEGALLGLLGSLFGLALGYAMASGALRFFGSDLGGGYFPGVQPRVGFEPLASAVFLALGVAVSVLGSVAPAIDAARARPAAALKAGAEETALARLATPWPAFGCLLAAAALTRVPPWFDAPIAGYLAVALLLVGGIALMPRVTALIFGAASHVRGARRRAGATTTLAIARLANAPGQASIAMGGVLSSFALIVAMAIMVASFRVSVDDWISHLLSADLYVRLTSGGNSGDSGGLRPDQQTRIATVPGIRHAAFSRITHLTLDPARPDVALLAREIDAADPGATLQMTGAVLSPSALRTGDMPIWVSEAMVDLYGYQSGQRVRLPLGEQGQTFVVAGVWRDYARQSGAIQIRLGDYRRLTGDSTATDVAVTVEPGVSVERVVASLKALPFGASLDLSQPGEIRARTLVIFDRSFAVTYLLEAVAIVIGLFGVAATFSAQTLARAREFGMLRHVGVTRAQIFAILASEGGLLTASGIALGFALGFAISLILVFVVNPQSFHWSMSLHVPWFVLGTVALVMLVLSCTTAVVAGRGAVSVDAVRAVKEDW comes from the coding sequence ATGGCCGCTGACCTTCAGCCACTGCCGCGCGCGCCCGGCTATCGCGTTCTCGCAGGCTGGCTACTGGCCGCGGAATGGCGCAGCCATCGCGGACGCGCACTCGTCGCAATCGCGACGATCGCGCTCGGCGTCGCGCTCGGCTACGCGGTGCAACTGATCAACAGCGCGGCCTTCAATGAATTCTCCGCGGCCGCGCGCAGTCTGTCCGGGGAAGCGGACCTGCAAGTGCGCGGCGCGCAGCCTTTCGTCGACGAGTCCCTTTATCCGCAGCTGGCCAACGAGCCGGGCGTGGCGCTAGCGAGTCCCGTGCTCGCGCTCGACGTCGCGGTGCCCGGCCGCAACGGTGCACTGCCCGTTCTCGGGATCGACGTCTTCAAGGCGAGCCGGATCACGCCCGATCTGATCGGCGTAGCCTCGCCTGAGCGCCCGTTCGACACGCTCGCCTCCGATGCGATATTTCTGTCGACGGCCGCGCAGCAATGGCTGAACGTCAAGACCGGCGACGACGTGACGCTGCGCGTCGGCACCTCGGATCTGCAGTTGCGCGTCGCGGGCGGGCTCGTGCGCACGCGGCCGGGTCAACGGCTCGCGGTGATGGACATCGCCGCCGCGCAATGGCGGTTCGGCAAGGTGGGCAAGCTGTCGCGCGTCGACGTGCAGCTCGAGCGCGGCGTCGATCGGCAACGCTTCAAACGCGATCTGCAGCAGCGACTCGGCAGTGCCTGGGTAGTCGCCGAAACGCGCGATACTGAGAGCCGTACCGATCGCCTGTCGCGTGCTTATCGGATCAACATGAACGTGCTCGCGCTGGTCGCGCTGTTCACAGGCGCGTTCCTCGTGTTTTCGACGCAGGCGCTCGGTGTCGTGCGACGCCGCTCGCAGTTCGCGATGCTACGCGTGCTCGGCCTCACGCGAGCTCAGCTATTGCGGCAGATCCTGCTCGAAGGCGCGCTGCTCGGGCTACTCGGTTCGTTGTTTGGACTTGCGCTCGGCTACGCGATGGCAAGCGGTGCGCTGCGCTTTTTCGGCAGCGATCTTGGCGGCGGCTATTTTCCGGGTGTGCAACCGCGAGTCGGTTTCGAGCCGCTCGCGAGCGCGGTGTTTCTCGCGCTCGGGGTCGCGGTGTCGGTGTTGGGCAGCGTCGCGCCCGCCATCGACGCGGCACGCGCACGGCCTGCCGCGGCACTCAAGGCCGGCGCCGAGGAAACCGCGCTGGCGCGGCTCGCGACGCCGTGGCCGGCGTTCGGCTGTTTGCTGGCGGCCGCCGCGCTGACGCGCGTGCCGCCGTGGTTCGATGCGCCGATTGCTGGTTATCTGGCGGTCGCGTTGCTGCTCGTCGGCGGCATCGCACTGATGCCGCGCGTGACCGCGCTGATTTTTGGTGCGGCGAGCCATGTGCGCGGCGCGCGACGCCGCGCGGGCGCGACGACTACGCTCGCGATTGCGCGTCTCGCGAATGCGCCGGGGCAGGCGTCGATCGCGATGGGCGGCGTGCTGTCGAGCTTCGCGCTGATCGTCGCGATGGCGATCATGGTGGCCAGCTTCCGCGTATCCGTCGACGACTGGATCTCGCATCTGCTGTCCGCGGATCTCTATGTGCGCCTAACCTCCGGCGGCAATAGCGGTGACAGTGGCGGCTTGCGGCCCGACCAACAGACGCGCATCGCGACGGTCCCCGGCATCCGCCATGCTGCGTTTTCGCGCATCACGCATCTGACACTCGATCCCGCCCGCCCGGACGTCGCGCTGCTCGCCCGCGAGATCGATGCGGCCGATCCGGGTGCGACCCTGCAGATGACCGGCGCGGTGCTCTCCCCGTCCGCGCTTCGCACCGGAGACATGCCTATTTGGGTTTCCGAAGCAATGGTCGACCTGTATGGGTATCAGTCAGGTCAACGCGTGCGGTTGCCGCTCGGCGAGCAGGGCCAGACGTTCGTCGTCGCCGGTGTCTGGCGCGACTACGCGCGGCAGAGCGGCGCGATTCAGATACGGCTTGGCGATTATCGGCGGCTCACCGGCGACTCCACCGCAACCGATGTCGCGGTGACTGTCGAGCCGGGCGTGAGTGTCGAACGCGTCGTCGCAAGTTTGAAGGCGTTGCCGTTCGGCGCTTCGCTCGATTTGTCGCAACCGGGGGAGATCCGTGCGCGCACGCTGGTCATCTTCGATCGAAGTTTCGCGGTCACGTATCTGCTCGAGGCGGTGGCCATAGTGATCGGCTTGTTCGGTGTCGCCGCGACGTTTTCCGCGCAGACGCTCGCGCGCGCCCGCGAGTTCGGGATGTTGCGCCACGTCGGCGTGACGCGCGCGCAGATTTTTGCGATCCTCGCATCGGAGGGCGGCCTGCTCACCGCATCCGGCATTGCGCTGGGTTTCGCGCTTGGTTTCGCGATCAGCCTGATTCTCGTGTTCGTCGTCAATCCGCAGTCGTTTCACTGGAGCATGTCGCTGCATGTGCCGTGGTTCGTGCTGGGCACGGTCGCGTTGGTGATGCTAGTGCTGTCGTGCACGACGGCGGTGGTAGCGGGACGGGGTGCGGTGTCGGTGGATGCCGTGCGCGCGGTGAAGGAGGACTGGTGA
- a CDS encoding ABC transporter ATP-binding protein: MALRDDDVVPALECRGLSKRYGTGRIVLAQLDFTLAAGEFVAIMGDSGVGKSTLLNLIAGLDRADSGSVLIDGRPVEQLDDNAATRLRRQKLGFVFQAFHVLPHLTLAQNVALPLLLNDLPTAAALDMLAAVGLGGRGDDFPRDLSGGELQRVAIARALVHRPTLLLADEPTGNLDPATAHDVLGLFRAQSKATGAATIMVTHSEAAAAVADRVLILSDGGLHAARDKAANVAHAAARSTDDGR; the protein is encoded by the coding sequence ATGGCGCTTCGTGACGACGACGTCGTACCCGCACTCGAATGCCGCGGCCTCAGCAAGCGGTACGGCACCGGCCGCATCGTGCTCGCGCAGCTCGACTTCACGCTCGCTGCGGGAGAGTTCGTCGCGATCATGGGCGACTCGGGCGTTGGCAAGTCGACGTTGCTCAACCTGATCGCCGGACTCGACCGCGCCGATAGCGGCAGTGTGCTGATCGACGGACGCCCGGTCGAGCAACTCGACGATAACGCCGCGACGCGTCTGCGCCGCCAGAAGCTCGGCTTCGTATTCCAGGCGTTTCATGTGCTGCCGCATCTGACGCTCGCGCAGAACGTCGCGCTGCCACTGCTGCTCAACGATCTGCCGACGGCCGCCGCGCTCGACATGCTCGCGGCGGTCGGGCTCGGCGGACGCGGCGACGACTTTCCGCGCGATCTCTCCGGTGGCGAATTGCAGCGCGTAGCCATTGCACGCGCACTCGTGCATCGTCCAACGCTGCTTCTCGCCGACGAACCGACCGGCAACCTCGATCCCGCGACGGCGCACGACGTACTCGGCCTGTTCCGCGCGCAAAGCAAGGCGACGGGCGCGGCGACGATCATGGTCACGCATTCGGAAGCCGCGGCAGCCGTGGCCGACCGGGTGTTGATCCTGAGCGACGGCGGCTTGCATGCCGCGCGCGATAAAGCCGCGAACGTCGCGCACGCCGCGGCCCGCTCGACCGACGATGGCCGCTGA
- a CDS encoding NADH-quinone oxidoreductase subunit M → MPLPLLSLLIWIPIVAGFVVLRAGSDAARNRTRWLALIGAVAGLLPVIPVVANFRNDVTSMQFVENVRWSPTFDIAWHVGIDGISLWLVALTALTTIIIVIASWESITQRTAQYYGAFLMLSGFMQGVFTSLDGMMFFIAFEATLIPLYLLIGTYGHKNRTYAAVKFFFVSLLGSLMMLMSLLYLYSQTHSFDLAVWREAHLDMVPQALIFLGFLAAFGVKVPMWPLHTWLPDVHLDGPTGAAVMIGMLKIGGYGLLRFALPIAPQASHFFAPMMITLSLVAVIYSSLLALVQTDMRRLLAYSTVAHMGLVTLGLFVFNRFGQAGAIVQMISYGVVSGAMLLCTGMLYDRTKSASIAEYGGVANTMPRFAAFVMLFSMANIGLPGTSGFVGEFMVLMGAIRFNFWIGAIAATTLILSAAYTLWMYKRVIFGAIANARVANLKDLGKREFALLGALALLVLAIGLNPKPFTDAIDPSVGTLLAQSERSALPSDNVRAEAGEHLQAAAPGPAPVATHNPG, encoded by the coding sequence ATGCCATTGCCTCTCCTAAGTCTTCTCATCTGGATCCCCATCGTCGCCGGCTTCGTGGTTCTGCGCGCCGGGTCCGACGCGGCGCGTAATCGCACGCGCTGGCTCGCGCTGATCGGCGCGGTGGCGGGTTTGTTGCCGGTGATTCCGGTCGTGGCGAATTTCCGCAACGACGTGACCTCGATGCAGTTCGTCGAGAACGTCCGCTGGTCGCCGACGTTCGATATCGCATGGCATGTGGGAATCGACGGGATTTCGCTGTGGCTCGTCGCGCTGACCGCGCTGACGACGATCATCATCGTGATCGCGTCGTGGGAGTCGATCACCCAGCGTACCGCGCAGTACTACGGCGCGTTCCTGATGCTGTCGGGTTTCATGCAGGGCGTGTTCACGTCGCTCGACGGCATGATGTTCTTCATTGCATTCGAGGCGACGCTGATCCCGCTGTATCTGCTGATCGGCACGTACGGTCACAAGAACCGCACGTATGCGGCGGTGAAGTTCTTCTTCGTGTCGTTGCTCGGCTCGCTGATGATGCTGATGTCGCTGCTCTATCTGTATAGCCAGACGCACAGCTTCGACCTCGCCGTGTGGCGCGAGGCGCATCTCGACATGGTGCCGCAGGCGCTGATCTTCCTCGGCTTCCTCGCCGCGTTCGGCGTGAAGGTGCCGATGTGGCCGCTGCACACGTGGCTGCCCGACGTGCACCTCGACGGTCCCACCGGCGCCGCGGTGATGATCGGCATGCTGAAGATCGGCGGCTACGGTCTGCTGCGTTTCGCGCTGCCGATCGCGCCGCAAGCGAGCCACTTCTTTGCGCCGATGATGATCACGCTGTCGCTCGTCGCGGTGATCTATTCGAGCCTGCTCGCGCTCGTGCAAACCGACATGCGCCGCCTGCTCGCGTATTCGACGGTCGCGCATATGGGCCTCGTCACGCTCGGTCTGTTCGTCTTCAACCGCTTCGGCCAGGCCGGCGCAATCGTGCAGATGATCTCCTATGGCGTGGTGTCCGGCGCGATGCTGTTGTGCACCGGCATGCTGTACGACCGCACGAAAAGCGCATCGATCGCCGAATACGGTGGCGTCGCCAACACGATGCCGCGCTTTGCCGCTTTCGTGATGTTGTTCTCGATGGCCAACATCGGTCTGCCGGGCACGTCGGGTTTCGTCGGCGAATTCATGGTGCTGATGGGCGCGATCCGCTTCAACTTCTGGATCGGCGCGATCGCCGCGACCACGCTGATCCTGAGCGCGGCCTACACGCTGTGGATGTATAAGCGCGTGATCTTCGGCGCGATCGCCAATGCGCGCGTCGCGAATCTGAAGGACCTCGGCAAGCGCGAGTTCGCGCTGCTCGGTGCGTTGGCGCTGCTGGTGCTCGCGATCGGTCTCAATCCGAAGCCGTTTACCGATGCGATCGATCCGTCGGTCGGCACGCTGCTAGCGCAATCCGAACGCTCGGCGCTTCCTTCTGACAACGTGCGGGCCGAAGCTGGCGAGCATCTGCAGGCGGCGGCGCCCGGACCGGCACCCGTCGCCACGCACAATCCGGGTTAA
- the cyoA gene encoding ubiquinol oxidase subunit II: MKGRALRRPASFVSVSLMLLLSGCSNLDILNPKGSVGLAERDLIATSVWAMLIVVVPVILMTLFFAWRYRASNRNAEYKPGWTHSTAIEVVVWTIPALIILFLAVLTWKSTHELDPYRPLESQVKPINVEVVALDWKWLFIYPDLGIASVNQLAIPVGTPVNFRITSDTVMNSFFIPQLGGQIYAMAGMQTRLHLIADHTGDYAGLAANFSGKGFSDMKFRTLASSPEEFNAWVEKVRASSDRLDMDRYHAVSEPSEKDPVRYFSTVDPKLFNNIIAKYNNGNVIDNMKDANCAPKG; this comes from the coding sequence ATGAAAGGACGGGCGCTGAGAAGGCCGGCAAGTTTCGTTTCCGTCAGCCTCATGTTGCTGCTTTCGGGTTGCAGCAACCTCGATATTCTGAATCCGAAGGGGAGTGTGGGACTCGCGGAGCGTGATCTGATCGCGACTTCGGTGTGGGCCATGCTGATTGTCGTGGTGCCGGTCATTCTGATGACACTGTTTTTCGCGTGGCGTTATCGCGCGTCGAACAGAAACGCTGAATACAAACCGGGGTGGACGCATTCCACCGCGATCGAAGTCGTCGTTTGGACGATTCCGGCGCTGATCATTTTGTTCCTCGCCGTGTTGACGTGGAAGAGCACGCATGAGCTCGACCCGTATCGTCCGCTCGAGTCTCAGGTCAAGCCGATCAACGTCGAAGTCGTCGCGCTCGACTGGAAGTGGCTGTTCATCTATCCGGACCTCGGTATCGCATCGGTGAACCAGCTCGCGATCCCCGTCGGCACGCCGGTGAACTTCCGGATTACGTCGGACACGGTGATGAACTCATTCTTCATCCCGCAGTTGGGCGGCCAGATCTACGCGATGGCAGGCATGCAGACTCGCCTGCACCTGATCGCCGATCACACCGGCGACTACGCGGGCCTCGCGGCGAACTTCAGCGGCAAGGGCTTCTCGGACATGAAGTTCCGTACGCTCGCCTCGTCGCCTGAAGAATTCAACGCCTGGGTTGAGAAGGTGCGCGCTTCGTCGGACCGCCTCGACATGGACCGCTATCACGCGGTGTCGGAGCCGAGCGAAAAGGACCCTGTGCGGTACTTCTCGACCGTCGATCCGAAGCTCTTCAATAACATCATTGCCAAATACAACAACGGCAACGTCATCGACAACATGAAAGACGCCAACTGTGCGCCTAAGGGGTAA
- the cyoB gene encoding cytochrome o ubiquinol oxidase subunit I → MFGKLTLDAIPYHEPIIVTAGAGMALAALAVLGGITYFGKWRYLWSEWLTSVDHKKIGVMYIVVAFIMLLRGFADAIMMRMQLALSYLSPGYLPPHHYDQIFTAHGVIMIFFMAMTFMIGLMNIIVPLQIGARDVAFPFINSLSFWLTAVSAILINISLVVGEFAQTGWLAYPPLSELQFSPGVGVDYYLWSLQISGVGTLLTGVNFFVTIVKMRAPGMSWMKMPVFTWTSLCANVLIMASFPILTVTLALLGLDRYLGMHFFTNEAGGNAMLYLNLIWAWGHPEVYILVLPAFGIFSEVVATFAKKPLFGYKTMVWATCAIMVLSFLVWLHHFFTMGSGADVNAFFGIATMVISIPTGVKVFNWLFTIYKGRLKFTTPVLWTIGFIITFTIGGMTGVMLAIPGADFMLHNSLFLIAHFHNVIIGGVLFGYLAGFNYWFPKAFGFKLNEKLGKAAFWFWQIGFWVAFTPLYVLGFMGATRRLNHYDNPDWHPWMIIAAFGAVLIAIGIACQLLQLVVSIRNRNKMENRDLTGDPWDGHTLEWATSSPPPVYNFAHIPDVRSLDAFSEMKSRKGGVKVPAYRDIHMPSNTSAGLLVGLFSLVLGFAAVWHIWWLAIVGLIGTIVTVIVYSFMDNDGYYIPADTVALIEEKRNGGAGAVAGVGASVGKQVALEVD, encoded by the coding sequence ATGTTCGGAAAACTAACTCTCGATGCGATTCCGTATCACGAGCCCATCATCGTCACGGCGGGCGCCGGCATGGCCCTCGCCGCACTGGCGGTGCTCGGCGGAATCACGTATTTCGGCAAATGGCGCTATCTGTGGAGCGAATGGCTGACGTCCGTCGATCATAAGAAGATCGGTGTCATGTACATCGTCGTTGCGTTCATCATGCTGTTGCGCGGCTTTGCCGACGCAATCATGATGCGTATGCAACTGGCGCTGTCGTACCTGAGCCCAGGCTATCTGCCGCCGCATCACTACGACCAGATCTTCACCGCGCACGGCGTCATCATGATCTTCTTCATGGCGATGACGTTCATGATCGGTTTGATGAACATCATCGTGCCGCTGCAGATCGGCGCGCGCGACGTCGCTTTCCCGTTCATCAACTCGCTGAGCTTCTGGCTGACGGCAGTCAGCGCGATCCTGATCAACATTTCGCTGGTGGTTGGTGAATTTGCACAGACGGGCTGGCTCGCTTATCCGCCGTTGTCGGAATTGCAGTTCAGTCCAGGTGTCGGCGTCGACTACTACCTGTGGAGTCTGCAGATCTCCGGTGTCGGCACGTTGCTGACTGGTGTGAACTTCTTCGTGACGATCGTGAAGATGCGCGCTCCGGGCATGTCGTGGATGAAGATGCCGGTGTTCACGTGGACCTCGTTGTGCGCGAACGTGCTGATCATGGCGTCGTTCCCGATCCTGACCGTCACGCTCGCGCTGCTCGGTCTCGACCGTTACCTCGGCATGCACTTCTTCACGAACGAAGCCGGCGGCAACGCGATGCTGTACCTGAACCTGATCTGGGCCTGGGGTCACCCCGAGGTGTACATCCTGGTCCTGCCGGCGTTCGGTATTTTCTCGGAAGTCGTCGCGACCTTCGCGAAGAAGCCGCTGTTCGGCTACAAGACGATGGTCTGGGCGACCTGCGCGATCATGGTGCTGTCGTTTCTCGTGTGGCTGCATCACTTCTTCACGATGGGTTCGGGCGCGGACGTGAACGCGTTCTTCGGCATCGCGACGATGGTGATCTCGATTCCGACCGGCGTTAAGGTGTTCAACTGGCTGTTTACGATTTACAAGGGCCGTCTGAAATTCACGACGCCGGTTCTGTGGACGATCGGCTTCATCATCACGTTCACGATCGGCGGTATGACCGGCGTGATGCTGGCGATCCCGGGCGCGGACTTCATGCTGCACAACAGCCTGTTCCTGATCGCTCACTTCCACAACGTGATTATCGGTGGCGTGCTGTTCGGCTATCTGGCCGGCTTCAACTACTGGTTCCCGAAGGCGTTCGGCTTCAAGCTGAACGAGAAGCTCGGCAAGGCCGCGTTCTGGTTCTGGCAAATTGGTTTCTGGGTCGCATTCACGCCGCTGTATGTGCTCGGCTTCATGGGCGCGACTCGTCGTCTGAACCATTACGACAACCCGGACTGGCATCCGTGGATGATCATCGCCGCGTTCGGCGCGGTGCTGATCGCAATCGGTATCGCTTGCCAGCTGCTGCAACTGGTCGTCAGCATCCGCAATCGCAACAAGATGGAAAACCGCGACCTCACGGGCGATCCGTGGGACGGTCATACGCTGGAATGGGCGACGAGCTCGCCGCCGCCGGTTTATAACTTCGCTCACATCCCGGACGTCCGCTCGCTTGACGCGTTCAGCGAAATGAAGTCGCGCAAGGGCGGCGTCAAAGTGCCGGCGTATCGCGACATTCACATGCCGTCGAATACGTCCGCGGGTCTGCTGGTGGGGCTGTTCTCGCTGGTGCTCGGATTTGCAGCCGTGTGGCACATCTGGTGGCTTGCGATCGTTGGCCTGATTGGCACGATCGTCACCGTGATCGTCTACAGCTTCATGGACAACGACGGCTATTACATTCCGGCGGACACTGTCGCGCTGATTGAAGAGAAACGCAACGGCGGTGCTGGCGCCGTGGCCGGTGTCGGCGCAAGCGTCGGCAAGCAGGTCGCGCTGGAGGTGGACTGA
- the cyoC gene encoding cytochrome o ubiquinol oxidase subunit III — MLQKTIAVEPHLAPDHVPSHSVFGFWVYLMTDCIIFAALFAVFAVMSQQFAGGPSGKELFEIPGVALETTMLLLSSITYGFAMLGAHKNRKGALLGWLGVTFLLGLSFLVLELREFSHMIADGAGPSRSAFLSSFFTLVGTHGLHVTFGLIWMVVLALQVMRHRDLTERDMIRLTCLSLFWHFLDVVWIGVFTFVYLASVI; from the coding sequence ATGTTACAGAAGACTATAGCGGTTGAGCCGCATCTCGCGCCGGACCACGTGCCGTCGCACTCGGTGTTCGGCTTTTGGGTGTACCTGATGACCGACTGCATCATCTTCGCGGCACTGTTCGCAGTGTTCGCGGTGATGAGCCAGCAGTTCGCGGGCGGTCCGAGCGGTAAGGAGCTGTTCGAGATTCCCGGCGTCGCGCTCGAAACGACGATGCTGCTGCTCTCGAGTATCACCTACGGCTTCGCGATGCTCGGCGCGCACAAGAACCGCAAGGGCGCGCTGCTCGGCTGGCTCGGCGTGACTTTCCTGCTGGGTCTCTCGTTCCTCGTACTGGAATTGCGCGAGTTCTCGCACATGATCGCCGACGGCGCGGGTCCGAGCCGCAGCGCGTTCCTGTCGTCGTTCTTCACCCTGGTCGGCACGCACGGTCTGCACGTGACGTTCGGCCTGATCTGGATGGTGGTGCTGGCGCTGCAAGTGATGCGTCATCGCGACCTGACCGAACGCGACATGATCCGTCTGACGTGCCTGAGCCTTTTCTGGCACTTCCTCGACGTCGTGTGGATCGGCGTTTTCACCTTTGTCTATCTTGCGAGCGTGATCTAA
- the cyoD gene encoding cytochrome o ubiquinol oxidase subunit IV gives MDHSHSAHGAHSEGGHGSFGSYMTGFVLSVILTVAAFAIVMTGTLTGQSALFAIAGLAVVQILVHLVFFLHMNTSSSQRWNVTAFVFTVLTAVIVVGGTLWVMHNVSMNMMSR, from the coding sequence ATGGACCATAGCCATAGCGCCCATGGCGCACACTCGGAAGGCGGTCACGGCAGCTTCGGCAGCTACATGACGGGCTTCGTGCTCTCCGTCATTCTGACCGTCGCGGCATTCGCGATCGTGATGACCGGTACGTTGACGGGCCAGAGCGCGTTGTTCGCGATCGCGGGCCTCGCGGTCGTGCAGATCCTCGTGCATCTGGTCTTCTTCCTGCATATGAACACGTCGTCGTCGCAGCGCTGGAACGTGACGGCGTTTGTGTTCACCGTGCTGACCGCGGTTATCGTGGTCGGCGGCACGTTGTGGGTGATGCATAACGTCAGTATGAACATGATGTCGCGCTAA